A section of the Enterobacter sp. C2 genome encodes:
- a CDS encoding TIGR04211 family SH3 domain-containing protein, giving the protein MPKLRLTGLFLLVCVSAVAHAEEKRYVSDELNTWVRSGPGDHYRLVGTVNAGEEVALLQTNGDSNYGQVRDSSGRTAWIPLKELSSEPSLRTRVPDLENQVKTLTDKLTNIDNTWNQRTADMQQKVAQSDSVINGLKEENQQLKNQLIVAQKKVSAANLQLDDKQRTIIMQWFMYGGGVLGAGLFLGLVLPHIIPSRKRKDRWMS; this is encoded by the coding sequence ATGCCTAAATTACGCCTGACTGGACTGTTTTTACTTGTATGCGTTTCTGCCGTGGCCCATGCCGAAGAAAAGCGTTACGTTTCGGATGAACTGAATACCTGGGTTCGTAGCGGCCCGGGGGATCACTATCGCCTCGTGGGTACGGTTAACGCGGGTGAAGAGGTTGCACTGCTGCAAACCAACGGGGACTCAAACTACGGTCAGGTGCGTGACAGCAGCGGTCGTACCGCATGGATCCCGTTGAAGGAGTTGAGCAGCGAGCCAAGCCTGCGCACCCGCGTGCCGGATCTGGAGAACCAGGTTAAGACCCTGACCGATAAGCTGACCAATATCGATAATACCTGGAACCAGCGCACCGCCGATATGCAGCAGAAGGTCGCCCAGAGCGACAGCGTGATCAACGGCCTGAAAGAAGAGAACCAGCAGCTTAAAAATCAGCTGATCGTCGCACAGAAGAAGGTGAGTGCCGCGAACCTGCAGCTGGACGACAAGCAGCGCACCATCATTATGCAGTGGTTTATGTACGGCGGCGGCGTGCTCGGCGCAGGGCTGTTCCTGGGTCTGGTACTGCCGCACATCATCCCTAGCCGCAAGCGTAAAGACCGCTGGATGAGCTGA
- the dnaG gene encoding DNA primase, translating into MAGRIPRVFINDLLARTDIIDLIDARVKLKKQGKNYHACCPFHNEKTPSFTVNGEKQFYHCFGCGAHGNAIDFLMNYDKLEFVETVEELAAMHNLDVPYEAGNGPSQIERHQRQTLYQLMDGLSAFYQQSLNQPAAEPARQYLAQRGLSSEVISRFAIGYAPPGWDNVLKRFGGNGENRQSLTDAGMLVTNDRGRTYDRFRERVMFPIRDKRGRVIGFGGRVMGDAMPKYLNSPETDIFHKGRQLYGLYEAQQDNAEPPRLLVVEGYMDVVALAQYDINYAVASLGTSTTAEHIQLLFRVTNSVICCYDGDRAGREAAWRALETALPYMTDGRQLRFMFLPDGEDPDTLVRKEGKAAFEARMELAQPLSTFLFNSLMPQVDLSTPDGRAQLSTLALPLIGQVPGETLRIYLRQELGNKLGILDDNQLERLMPKQSENGQPRPAPQLKRTTMRILIGLLVQNPELAPLVPPLDGLDPARLPGLSLFVQLVSTCLSQPGLTTGQLLEQYRGTNEAVTLEKLSMWDDIADKDIAEKTFTDALNHMFDTVLELRLSELIARSRTHGLTPAEREEVRVINEARARK; encoded by the coding sequence ATGGCTGGACGAATCCCACGCGTTTTTATTAATGACCTGCTGGCACGCACCGACATCATCGATCTTATCGATGCGCGAGTGAAGCTAAAAAAGCAGGGCAAGAATTATCATGCGTGCTGTCCGTTCCATAACGAAAAAACCCCCTCTTTCACCGTAAACGGTGAGAAACAGTTTTACCACTGCTTCGGCTGCGGCGCCCACGGCAACGCTATCGACTTCCTGATGAACTACGACAAGCTCGAGTTCGTCGAGACGGTTGAAGAGCTGGCGGCGATGCACAACCTCGACGTGCCGTATGAAGCGGGCAATGGCCCAAGCCAGATTGAGCGCCACCAGCGCCAGACGCTCTACCAGTTGATGGACGGGCTAAGCGCCTTTTATCAGCAATCTCTGAACCAGCCAGCGGCTGAACCTGCGCGCCAGTATCTGGCCCAGCGCGGCTTAAGCAGCGAGGTGATTTCACGCTTCGCCATTGGCTATGCTCCACCCGGCTGGGACAATGTTTTAAAACGCTTCGGCGGCAACGGTGAGAATCGCCAGTCGCTGACCGACGCGGGCATGTTAGTCACTAACGATCGCGGGCGTACCTACGATCGATTCCGCGAACGCGTGATGTTCCCTATCCGCGACAAACGTGGCCGGGTGATTGGTTTTGGTGGTCGTGTCATGGGCGATGCCATGCCGAAATACCTTAACTCCCCGGAAACCGATATTTTCCATAAGGGTCGTCAGCTGTATGGCCTTTATGAAGCGCAGCAGGATAACGCCGAGCCGCCGCGCCTGCTGGTGGTTGAAGGCTATATGGACGTGGTCGCGCTGGCGCAGTACGACATTAACTATGCCGTCGCCTCGCTGGGTACGTCTACCACCGCCGAGCATATTCAGCTGCTGTTCCGCGTCACCAACAGCGTGATCTGCTGCTACGACGGCGACCGTGCAGGCCGCGAAGCCGCATGGCGCGCATTAGAAACGGCATTGCCGTACATGACGGACGGACGTCAGCTACGCTTTATGTTCCTGCCCGACGGTGAAGATCCGGATACGCTGGTACGTAAAGAGGGCAAGGCGGCATTTGAAGCGCGGATGGAGCTGGCTCAGCCGCTCTCCACGTTTCTGTTTAACAGCCTGATGCCGCAGGTGGACTTGAGTACCCCGGATGGCCGCGCGCAGCTGAGTACCCTGGCGCTGCCGCTGATAGGCCAGGTCCCGGGCGAGACGCTGCGCATCTACCTGCGACAGGAGCTGGGTAACAAATTAGGCATTCTTGACGATAACCAGCTTGAACGTTTAATGCCTAAACAGTCCGAAAATGGCCAGCCGCGCCCGGCACCGCAGCTAAAACGTACTACCATGCGTATACTGATAGGATTGCTGGTGCAAAATCCTGAGCTGGCCCCGCTGGTCCCACCGTTGGACGGTCTGGATCCAGCCAGGCTGCCTGGACTGAGCTTATTCGTCCAGTTGGTTAGCACGTGCCTGTCACAGCCAGGCCTGACCACCGGACAGCTTTTAGAGCAGTATCGCGGCACAAATGAGGCCGTCACCCTTGAAAAGCTGTCCATGTGGGACGATATAGCAGATAAGGACATCGCAGAAAAGACCTTTACCGATGCGTTGAACCATATGTTCGACACGGTGCTTGAGCTACGGCTCTCTGAATTGATCGCCCGCTCGCGGACCCACGGGTTAACGCCAGCAGAGCGCGAAGAGGTGCGTGTGATTAACGAGGCACGCGCCCGGAAGTGA
- a CDS encoding multifunctional CCA addition/repair protein has product MKSYLVGGAVRDALLGLPVKDKDWVVVGTTPQEMLDAGYQQVGRDFPVFLHPKSREEYALARTERKSGFGYTGFSCYAAPDVTLEQDLLRRDLTVNALAQDADGKIIDPYNGLADLKSRTLRHVSPAFGEDPLRVLRVARFAARYAHLSFRIADETMALMREMTAAGELEHLTPERVWKETENALASRNPQVYFMTLRECGALKVLFPELDVLFGIPAPAKWHPEIDTGIHVLMTVSMAAMLSPDIDVRFATLCHDLGKGLTPPALWPRHHGHGLAGVKLVANLCERLRVPNELRDLAKLVAEYHDLIHTFPILKPQIIVKLFDAIDAWRKPQRVEQIALTSEADVRGRTHFEAKDYPQGRLLREAWEVAKAVSTKEVVAAGFKGAEIREELTQRRIDAVAKWKAARCPQPQA; this is encoded by the coding sequence GTGAAGAGTTATCTGGTCGGTGGTGCTGTTCGGGATGCGTTGTTAGGGCTACCGGTTAAAGATAAAGACTGGGTGGTTGTGGGTACGACCCCGCAGGAGATGCTGGACGCGGGCTACCAGCAGGTTGGCCGCGATTTCCCGGTGTTCCTCCACCCCAAAAGCCGGGAGGAGTACGCCCTGGCGCGTACCGAACGGAAATCCGGCTTTGGCTATACCGGCTTCTCCTGCTATGCCGCGCCCGACGTCACCCTGGAGCAGGATCTGCTTCGCCGCGACCTCACCGTTAACGCCCTGGCTCAGGACGCGGACGGCAAGATTATCGATCCCTATAATGGCCTGGCGGATCTCAAGAGCCGTACCCTGCGCCATGTCTCTCCCGCCTTTGGGGAAGATCCCCTGCGCGTGCTGCGCGTGGCGCGCTTTGCCGCCCGCTATGCCCATCTCAGCTTCCGTATTGCCGACGAAACCATGGCGCTTATGCGCGAGATGACCGCCGCCGGCGAGCTGGAACACCTGACGCCGGAGCGTGTCTGGAAAGAGACGGAAAACGCCCTCGCCAGCCGTAATCCGCAGGTCTACTTTATGACGCTGCGCGAGTGCGGCGCGCTAAAGGTGCTGTTCCCTGAGCTCGATGTTCTGTTTGGCATCCCTGCCCCGGCAAAGTGGCACCCGGAGATCGATACCGGCATCCACGTGCTGATGACGGTATCGATGGCGGCGATGCTCAGCCCGGATATCGACGTACGCTTCGCCACGCTGTGCCACGATCTCGGCAAGGGGCTGACCCCACCGGCGCTGTGGCCGCGCCACCACGGGCACGGCCTGGCAGGCGTCAAGCTGGTCGCCAACCTGTGCGAACGCCTACGCGTGCCTAACGAGCTGCGCGATCTGGCCAAGCTGGTGGCGGAGTACCACGATCTGATCCACACCTTCCCGATCCTGAAACCGCAGATCATTGTGAAGCTGTTCGATGCTATCGACGCCTGGCGTAAGCCCCAGCGCGTGGAGCAGATTGCCCTGACCAGCGAAGCCGACGTACGCGGCCGCACTCATTTTGAGGCCAAAGACTATCCGCAGGGACGACTGCTGCGCGAGGCGTGGGAGGTGGCGAAGGCGGTCTCGACCAAAGAGGTGGTGGCAGCAGGGTTTAAGGGGGCTGAGATCCGCGAGGAGCTGACCCAGCGGCGAATTGATGCGGTAGCGAAATGGAAAGCGGCACGCTGCCCTCAGCCACAGGCATGA
- the plsY gene encoding glycerol-3-phosphate 1-O-acyltransferase PlsY — translation MSAIAPGMILLAYLCGSISSAILVCRIAGLPDPRESGSGNPGATNVLRIGGKGAAVAVLIFDVLKGMLPVWGAYALGVTPFWLGLIAIAACLGHIWPVFFGFKGGKGVATAFGAIAPIGWDLTGVMAGTWLLTILLSGYSSLGAIISALIAPFYVWWFKPQFTFPVSMLSCLILLRHHDNIQRLWRHQETKIWSKLKKKREKDREIKEEE, via the coding sequence ATGAGTGCAATCGCGCCTGGAATGATCCTCCTCGCGTACCTTTGCGGCTCAATCTCCAGCGCCATTCTGGTCTGCCGCATCGCGGGTCTGCCCGATCCTCGCGAGAGTGGCTCCGGCAATCCCGGAGCGACCAATGTCCTGCGAATTGGCGGCAAGGGTGCAGCCGTAGCGGTACTGATTTTTGACGTGCTGAAAGGCATGCTGCCGGTGTGGGGAGCTTACGCGCTGGGCGTCACGCCGTTCTGGCTGGGGCTGATTGCTATCGCCGCCTGCCTGGGCCACATCTGGCCGGTATTCTTTGGTTTTAAAGGCGGCAAAGGCGTTGCCACCGCGTTTGGCGCGATTGCGCCGATTGGCTGGGATCTTACCGGAGTGATGGCCGGGACCTGGCTGCTAACCATTCTACTGAGCGGCTACTCGTCGCTGGGGGCGATTATCAGTGCGCTGATCGCCCCGTTCTACGTCTGGTGGTTCAAGCCGCAGTTTACTTTCCCGGTCTCGATGCTCTCCTGCCTGATCCTGCTCCGTCATCACGACAATATCCAGCGCCTGTGGCGTCATCAGGAAACCAAAATCTGGAGCAAGCTGAAGAAAAAGCGCGAGAAAGACAGGGAAATAAAAGAGGAAGAGTAG
- a CDS encoding inorganic triphosphatase, with protein sequence MTQEIELKFIVDPSRVDALRSHLHTLTDEHVAPATLLNIYYETADSWLRSHDMGLRIRGAQDRYEMTIKTAGRTVGGLHQRPEYNVAIDKPELDLSRFPAEAWPEGGLPADLAERVSPLFSTHFDREKWLINVGDSRIEIALDLGEVKAGELAEPICELELELLSGAAEDVLKLARQLVTQTGLRQGSLSKAARGYHLAKGNPPRPLRATEILTVAPKASVEQGLEAALELALSQWQYHEELWVRGEKKAQAETLAAIALVRHTLMLFGGIVPRKASARLRDLLIQSEATLTTAVSAVTAVYSPEIAAAKLALTEWLVTRAWRTFLDDKAQAKINDSFKRFADINLSRHAAELKRNFAQPLMDKYQDQLPRLARDIDSMLLLAGYYDGVRARAWLENWQGLQHAIKTRQRIEIEHFRNEAIVQEPFWLHSGKR encoded by the coding sequence ATGACTCAAGAGATCGAACTGAAATTTATCGTTGACCCATCCCGCGTGGATGCCCTGCGCAGCCATCTTCATACCCTGACGGATGAGCACGTTGCGCCTGCGACCCTGCTCAATATCTACTACGAGACGGCGGATAGCTGGCTGCGTAGCCACGACATGGGCTTGCGCATTCGTGGCGCACAGGATCGCTATGAGATGACGATCAAAACCGCCGGCCGCACCGTGGGCGGGCTGCATCAGCGTCCAGAGTACAACGTTGCCATCGATAAGCCGGAGCTGGATCTCAGCCGCTTCCCGGCCGAGGCCTGGCCGGAGGGGGGCCTGCCAGCGGATCTTGCCGAGCGCGTCAGCCCGCTGTTCAGCACCCACTTCGATCGTGAGAAGTGGCTGATTAACGTTGGCGACAGCCGGATTGAGATTGCGCTGGATCTCGGGGAAGTGAAGGCGGGCGAACTGGCTGAACCGATCTGCGAACTGGAGCTGGAGTTGCTGAGCGGCGCGGCGGAGGACGTGTTAAAGCTGGCGCGCCAGCTGGTGACCCAGACCGGCCTGCGCCAGGGCAGCCTGAGCAAGGCGGCCCGTGGCTACCATCTGGCGAAAGGCAATCCGCCGCGTCCGCTGCGGGCCACGGAGATCCTGACCGTTGCGCCGAAGGCGAGCGTGGAGCAGGGGCTGGAGGCGGCGCTGGAGCTGGCGCTCTCCCAGTGGCAGTACCACGAAGAGCTGTGGGTCCGCGGTGAGAAAAAAGCGCAGGCGGAGACCCTGGCGGCTATCGCGCTGGTGCGCCACACCCTGATGCTGTTTGGCGGCATTGTGCCGCGAAAAGCGAGCGCTCGCTTACGCGATCTGCTGATTCAATCCGAGGCGACCCTGACCACTGCCGTCTCCGCCGTGACGGCGGTGTACAGCCCGGAGATCGCCGCGGCGAAGCTGGCCCTGACCGAGTGGCTGGTGACGCGCGCCTGGCGGACGTTCCTTGATGACAAGGCGCAGGCCAAAATCAACGACTCGTTTAAGCGTTTTGCCGACATCAACCTGTCCCGGCATGCCGCCGAGCTGAAACGTAACTTTGCCCAGCCGCTGATGGATAAGTACCAGGATCAGCTCCCGCGCCTGGCGCGCGACATCGACAGTATGCTGCTGCTGGCGGGCTACTACGACGGCGTCCGCGCCAGAGCATGGCTGGAGAACTGGCAGGGCTTGCAGCACGCCATCAAAACTCGCCAGCGCATTGAAATCGAACATTTCCGTAACGAAGCCATTGTGCAGGAGCCGTTCTGGCTGCACAGCGGAAAACGCTAA
- the tsaD gene encoding tRNA (adenosine(37)-N6)-threonylcarbamoyltransferase complex transferase subunit TsaD produces the protein MRVLGIETSCDETGIAIYDDENGLLANQLYSQVKLHADYGGVVPELASRDHVRKTVPLIQAALKEANLAASDIDAVAYTAGPGLVGALLVGATVGRSLAFAWNVPAIAVHHMEGHLLAPMLEENPPEFPFVALLVSGGHTQLIGVTGIGEYALLGESIDDAAGEAFDKTAKLLGLDYPGGPMLSKMAANGTEGRFVFPRPMTDRPGLDFSFSGLKTFAANTIRNNGSDDQTRADIARAFEDAVVDTLMIKCKRALDQTGFTRLVMAGGVSANRTLRAKLAEMMQKRRGEVFYARPEFCTDNGAMIAYAGMVRLKAGSLADLSVTVRPRWPLAELPAA, from the coding sequence ATGCGTGTACTGGGAATTGAAACATCCTGCGATGAAACCGGCATCGCCATCTACGACGATGAAAACGGGCTTTTAGCCAACCAATTGTATAGTCAGGTGAAACTGCACGCTGACTACGGCGGCGTGGTGCCGGAGCTGGCCTCCCGCGATCACGTGCGCAAAACCGTGCCGCTGATCCAGGCTGCGCTGAAAGAGGCGAATCTGGCCGCCAGCGATATTGACGCCGTCGCCTACACCGCAGGCCCTGGCCTGGTGGGGGCGCTGCTGGTGGGGGCCACGGTAGGGCGCTCGCTGGCGTTCGCCTGGAACGTGCCGGCCATCGCGGTTCATCACATGGAAGGCCACCTGCTGGCACCCATGCTGGAAGAGAACCCGCCCGAGTTTCCGTTTGTGGCACTGCTGGTCTCCGGCGGCCACACCCAGCTGATCGGCGTGACCGGTATCGGCGAGTACGCACTGCTGGGCGAATCCATTGACGATGCCGCGGGCGAAGCCTTTGATAAGACGGCGAAGCTGCTGGGGCTGGACTATCCCGGCGGGCCAATGCTGTCGAAGATGGCCGCCAACGGCACGGAAGGGCGCTTTGTCTTCCCGCGCCCGATGACTGATCGTCCAGGGCTGGACTTTAGCTTCTCTGGCCTCAAGACCTTTGCCGCCAACACCATTCGTAACAACGGCAGTGACGATCAGACCCGAGCGGATATCGCCCGCGCCTTTGAGGATGCGGTGGTGGATACGCTGATGATCAAGTGCAAGCGCGCGCTGGATCAGACCGGCTTTACGCGCCTCGTAATGGCGGGCGGCGTCAGCGCTAACCGCACGCTGCGGGCGAAGCTGGCAGAGATGATGCAGAAGCGTCGGGGTGAAGTGTTCTATGCGCGTCCGGAGTTCTGTACCGATAACGGGGCGATGATCGCCTATGCGGGTATGGTGCGCCTGAAAGCGGGTAGCCTGGCGGATCTCAGCGTGACCGTGCGTCCGCGCTGGCCGCTGGCGGAGCTGCCTGCGGCATAA
- the folB gene encoding bifunctional dihydroneopterin aldolase/7,8-dihydroneopterin epimerase, with amino-acid sequence MDIVFIEQLSVITTIGVYDWEQTIEQKLVFDIEMAWDNRAAAKSDDVNDCLSYADIADAVVGHVEGQRFALVERVAEEVADLLLSRFNSPWLRIKVSKPGAVARAANVGVIIERGNSLKENI; translated from the coding sequence ATGGACATTGTATTTATAGAGCAACTTTCGGTAATCACCACGATCGGTGTTTACGACTGGGAGCAGACGATCGAGCAGAAGCTGGTGTTCGATATCGAAATGGCGTGGGACAACCGGGCGGCGGCGAAAAGCGATGACGTTAACGACTGTCTGAGCTATGCCGACATTGCCGATGCGGTGGTAGGGCACGTGGAAGGACAGCGTTTTGCGCTGGTGGAGCGGGTGGCGGAAGAGGTGGCGGATCTGCTGCTGAGCCGGTTCAACTCGCCCTGGCTGCGGATCAAGGTCAGCAAGCCAGGGGCGGTGGCTCGGGCGGCTAACGTCGGGGTTATTATTGAGCGTGGCAATAGTCTGAAAGAAAACATTTAA
- the bacA gene encoding undecaprenyl-diphosphate phosphatase, whose translation MSDMHTLLVAAILGVVEGLTEFLPVSSTGHMIIVGHLLGFEGDTAKTFEVVIQLGSILAVVVMFWRRLFGLIGIHFGHPPHEGEGKGRLTLIHILLGMIPAVVLGLVFHDMIKSLFNPINVMYALVVGGLLLIAAECLKPKIPRAPGLDDMTYRQAFMIGCFQCLALWPGFSRSGATISGGMLMGVSRYAASEFSFLLAVPMMMGATALDLYKSYHFLTTADIPMFAVGFITAFIVALVAIKTFLQLIKRISFIPFAIYRFIVAAAVYVVFF comes from the coding sequence ATGAGTGATATGCACACTCTTCTGGTGGCGGCCATTCTGGGCGTCGTCGAAGGGTTAACTGAGTTTTTACCGGTCTCCAGTACTGGGCACATGATCATCGTCGGTCACCTGCTGGGGTTCGAAGGTGATACCGCCAAAACCTTTGAGGTGGTGATCCAGCTGGGCTCGATCCTGGCGGTGGTGGTGATGTTCTGGCGTCGCCTGTTTGGCCTGATCGGCATCCACTTTGGCCATCCGCCGCACGAGGGCGAAGGCAAAGGGCGCTTGACGCTGATCCATATCCTGCTGGGGATGATCCCGGCGGTGGTGCTGGGGCTGGTTTTCCATGACATGATCAAGAGCCTGTTCAACCCCATCAACGTCATGTACGCCCTGGTGGTTGGGGGCTTACTGCTGATTGCCGCCGAGTGCCTGAAGCCGAAGATCCCGCGCGCACCGGGTCTGGATGATATGACCTATCGTCAGGCCTTTATGATTGGCTGCTTCCAGTGTCTGGCGCTGTGGCCGGGTTTCTCCCGCTCCGGCGCGACCATCTCCGGGGGCATGTTAATGGGCGTTAGCCGCTATGCCGCATCAGAGTTCTCGTTCCTGTTGGCCGTGCCAATGATGATGGGCGCAACCGCGCTGGATCTCTATAAGAGCTACCACTTCCTGACCACTGCCGATATCCCGATGTTTGCCGTTGGCTTTATCACCGCCTTCATCGTGGCGCTGGTGGCGATCAAAACCTTCCTGCAATTGATTAAGCGGATCTCGTTTATTCCGTTCGCTATCTACCGCTTTATTGTGGCGGCGGCGGTCTACGTCGTCTTCTTCTAA
- the rpsU gene encoding 30S ribosomal protein S21, giving the protein MPVIKVRENEPFDVALRRFKRSCEKAGVLAEVRRREFYEKPTTERKRAKASAVKRHAKKLARENARRTRLY; this is encoded by the coding sequence ATGCCGGTAATTAAAGTACGTGAAAACGAGCCGTTCGACGTAGCTCTGCGTCGCTTCAAGCGTTCCTGTGAGAAAGCAGGTGTTCTGGCGGAAGTTCGTCGTCGTGAGTTCTATGAAAAACCGACTACCGAACGTAAACGCGCCAAAGCTTCTGCTGTGAAACGTCACGCGAAGAAACTGGCTCGCGAAAACGCACGCCGTACTCGTCTGTACTAA